The Plasmodium vinckei vinckei genome assembly, chromosome: PVVCY_06 genome contains a region encoding:
- a CDS encoding cysteine repeat modular protein 3, putative → MEIKAIILFISFFAYNANIIIKNEFVKTKQYYNYEYNTNRSNNYLLPHSYEIYTFTIDKTIQTYSIFVLNNNKSVVRNCYKFEKCSNCLRYYQIKIFHRDKIKIYSKQNKNICIDTILSNTLNKKRARSNNYLYYLIINDCKYVKKKHGVCSTENIISNQNRIIQVKNKTKYITNKAYHVLVFFIDLYKSIQNKTIDWIVSKNENKGSFFKGTNDLKNNKCLFISVAHLPLVYYDYFNKYYGHITSKKRKKRYLEEIINVGNIFNQMTKKINITTKSHESNRTINRKGDVHKSNKNGRNMHYQNNIKKIKHTKKNNTKFLKSRFLDKNIYYSNLSKIKNNILSAIHLNDNLSNNLKDSINIQFTPNQTFIRSKDALISLKIYGNINDNASNGFIYIYNLCGKCDGLIIAIVKIIKVTDLYIITDKFEMTNIGMFSICFNINTTYIPIGKLKIQNNLIEQFDIIAKENYISTFNCRLNESTILLQMNSYIGTVYVNVNGKLKYDYNMRSKLENTAKSKIHSIACYSSGNYIAILQKTYVFIFLKDFKIFVEVIFHFLDNPISIFLDGNIIYISDASRKNIFRYISIYITNKSKEAQISLLDTRLNSAPRNKIPNGNLQNAMHDESDKNIKKRLTQLKISNLLQLNIIRQNIEKHEHRNGINFVIGNTQYTDSSGIPSQDNMNLHALINDRISLVYPAGIVVLDNRLYFVDTILHVLFCYCLKKNEMIEMYGYLNSPIKSDSGLDQPYSLSLYYYDEAKINLLFLSELSTSRILIFEIDNNIKLYQVYNDLPFNIITDVIATPRFLVVCGMNLNNESITTYITFIEMKDLSDIQIKYNGLPRSFKRNEIVHISPLIKSDNITKFIMNQYDHNTPRNNIITGLEIEKDTGIIYGKIEIFAIFDIEITVYSNFTKKILILKNNISSCPKGHFYNNNANNCELCPIGYFSRYSSLDDCYRCEDYLKNSTTFYSGSDSENECLCKPGYYLRENKCVECPEGFYKDVIGNFKCHLTCELMKTSTVTGAQSYEELNCSCKAGYYTTYNSNCLPCPFHNYCLYSPQNINYRGNIISCGLNSLTLTNGASSPSQCLCNSGYYYNINTNNCHPCDFDKYKTFISNEPCEDFVHNPVYSQEYLPNENYIQGHNMYLKQTNNSMFAMRRRSKMLKKATLCESGYFYSMNKSFCSICRYDHICKGLYNPIAQCPIHSVTTKLKSYSYLDCLCIRGYGRIIVNDFNNFSISCKPCPYNTFQPHHSAGECIPCPPYTFTKNTKSTSITNCIPKNGYYNQYFEYIYEYTKTILIQNIPNFLQQYHIYINDQYTEIKRNVPEKDKNENHIKENTDGKIYCYNNDIPFDLSVNKYGYNGAKESSGYFKTYAQKYNKINANDTMICSKSYNNGRDNYSEESNFSHAQKTSKKLNIHKINNNIRHLKSPYNNIFHTNYLKNIILMDRVKHYNFFQQNPGFFKINNTKRDRKSGAGDTIEVINNHKNGISLINVTKISSSITGIEKTINEINILSTTYKDILKNIKKREHTYNSDKYKNIIYSCYQADQLTKHIKNTIYTITIHETDIINCLNKCISNVYCTGIELDQRDNEGKTHISYVLAKSSGSENVNIYKCNLFLYEDPDPDYDEDDKNIKGDKFYIKIDDIYKYNPTNKITRCIIQKNPIFQLWKIYTFEKCPNNYYCLGNSYEKSKCPLNSVKKEFQGKIKNCLCLPGFYLNVNTKKCSGCPKGTYKYNTSNENCLECPLNLTTVSEMSTSIYDCVCKEGYYFEGTNQIKLINTNKVKRNLLKSYEPDKHTRLQQIKDMFLEMNQTNHFFKNSKRIKSKFTEQEKVKYAIKKRKSKYLVKNNLISINDINFIQTENIKVINLNPIYQNTKNSEKYLHSTVDSKDIQKHIYHNINEKCVKCPDGMFCPGAWLKSFEFQIHHPPIFCPEGSFIPKTTIISADINKCLCKKGYSINFNSNKNKCIKCKERYYKDVVDDSLCAGLCMEYSTSFKGSISKNQCFCNTGKYMIRESSNEIKCISCPQGSLCIGGLKYKPLKMLIKNINYTNIEMIDHTVPFPQKGYFATFEIMHPNFSWTPLNSVNLQINNYDNSNIVLSDKLLFDLFYKKRNYVELEVSNFRNDNKTSLFSKNRTFFRKKIILDIYGDKNNKGIYFSKQRNKTPVLITENGEKIEYKNHLLTVDRIPDFHICPIMKKCVGGINNLCYEGSEGYLCSSCSKNYDTKYFRSQCFKCQHTKIEILQFILFKIVFYALIFFLIYLNYFCYIKKNFVFIAIFKIWYAFIISFIPYIFIMDSSLPRKENYILYFQFFTSLPIRFITQYLKINCFINSYNNEKYIYVWYIQRFIKIAEPIIDCFFLVCIFICFYLVYTLWNRQKIRRIQKVIKKQINKEYNNKEYYQYVSDFYYHCYQKGVIDTINNKRNKTYLEYIKYDRDPFSSSTSLGFREPLLKKWKNKKCFHKWNKRKPHSITSWKSKIIQSSKWINQKVNAKAPKWINKKNEIKQKTKITSLGDVNFWESSSFSHNKELKKENSNEYDFPNVINFKKDIYSKIKKTNSLSIDENKTKDNYWTCICLLNIYNIKAMGLFRYIHPPNISIRKKIESILSDLNAIYIIVFYIHFPFTFMSILELVWCQPTKYKDKLPILILYHMPSQICNFQNKLFLSGVLFSVFFFFIYLFLFIKYFYDTFKNFKVFQSYERHFKCYFLYNGYNYQNRCWDFVNIIKIVLFVTSFMCQFYTNEINNSKYFIFSCIIFIIITEIALTLLYSPYDKRSNSVLQKLNLLSIFSVLITYLTIQISFFFDFYIISILPFILFIYFHIHTINKIVLEFAIYKNILMKPTRQKQKLDSEGLLTENNMFFDSYLNTETNIQDNYEDIICSRSSKINRNDKRNQKEIRSKIKENYNLLNFILRINKIPSCSIFFNEKNEEIFVQDSNDLINSKYEKKEKYFKKYSNSHKINSNRTTLDILYSDLLTYNKKDQDNEIFINLNNSDAKKYRYSSSGYKMGKDESLLNRNWSRQFSNREQIVDPSEECEEKSILDNQIQKDTPQNHNSSLNKIHFTKCLTDAINVLFVNQCYNKISVEWLSFVIRFSICFIHWMKNHDKNIIDFPPLNKRQFELKKRNLLFYSLFSSYSELYSLYFNINKYNKFTTNKNDFVKAKNLEMFYKYLTRANQLNIQTNGENIQRDNDKISKHFVPSNFLDDEFYRCEQDIIAMLFDKSIFRNLSITLVELQYAIYMIQFIESKRLSILIFLFCEKKKKKIIKEKSYINIIKDTKRHIQNILSSDNNINQVYEIEHCYLKENNNILKDKIKALQKLINKKQNNKYPKIDSIKSIMPDENDKKIYNE, encoded by the exons atggaaataaaagccattattttatttatttcattttttgcgTATAAcgcaaatattattataaaaaatgaatttgtaaaaacaaagcaatattataattatgaataCAACACAAATAGGTCCAATAATTATTTGCTACCTCATtcatatgaaatatataccTTTACAATAGACAAAACAATACAAACTTATAGTATATTcgttttaaataataataaatccGTTGTCCGAAATTgttataaatttgaaaaatgttCCAATTGTTTGAG ATATTACCAGATAAAGATATTTCACAgggataaaataaaaatttatagtaaacagaataaaaatatttgtatagaCACAATTTTAAGCAATACATTGAATAAAAAACGAGCACGCTCAAATAATtacttatattatttaattattaatgaTTGCAAATATGTTAAG AAAAAACATGGAGTATGTAGTacagaaaatattattagtaATCAGAATCGGATAATCCAAGTAAAGAACAAAACAAAGTATATAACTAATAAAGCATATCACGTGCtcgtattttttatagatttatacaaatcaattcaaaataaaaccaTAGATTGGATAgtatcaaaaaatgaaaacaaagGATCATTTTTCAAAGGTACGAAtgacttaaaaaataataaatgccTTTTTATAAGTGTTGCACACTTACCTTTGGTAtattatgattattttaataaatattacgGTCATATAACATCAAAAAAACGAAAGAAACGGTATCTTgaggaaataataaatgtgggaaatatatttaatcaaatgaccaaaaaaataaatattacaacAAAAAGTCATGAATCAAATAGAACAATTAATAGAAAAGGAGATGTACataaaagtaataaaaatggcaGAAACATGCATTATcagaataatattaaaaaaataaaacatactaagaaaaataatactaaGTTTTTGAAATCACGATttttagataaaaatatatattattcaaatttatccaaaataaaaaacaatattttgAGCGCAATCCACCTCAATGATAACTTatctaataatttaaaagattCTATCAATATTCAGTTTACACCCAATCAGACATTTATACGAAGCAAAGATGCTTTAATAtcgttaaaaatatatggtaatataaatgataatgcTTCTAAtggatttatatatatttataatctTTGTGGAAAATGTGATGGATTGATAATTGCAATAGTTAAGATAATTAAGGTAACAGATCTATATATCATAACAGATAAATTTGAGATGACTAATATTGGGATGTTTtcaatttgttttaatataaatactaCATATATTCCAATTggtaaattaaaaattcaaaataatttaattgagcaatttgatattattgctaaagaaaattatatatcaaCATTTAATTGTCGACTAAATGAATCtactatattattacagATGAATTCATATATAGGAACTGTCTATGTAAATGTCAATGGGAAATTGAAATATGACTATAATATGCGCTCCAAACTAGAAAACACGGCGAAATCAAAAATCCATTCTATTGCATGTTATTCATCAGGAAATTACATTGCTATCCTCCAAAAAACATATGTATTCATCTTTCTAAAggattttaaaatttttgttgaagttatttttcattttttagatAATCCAattagtatatttttagatggaaatattatatatattagtgATGCAAgcagaaaaaatatatttcgatatatttctatttatataacaaataaaagtaaGGAAGCCCAAATTTCACTATTAGACACTAGACTTAACTCAGCAccaagaaataaaatacccAATGGAAATCTTCAAAATGCAATGCATGATGAAAGTGACAAAAATATCAAGAAAAGGTTAACACAATTGAAAATCtcaaatttattacaaCTAAATATAATTCGACAAAATATCGAAAAGCATGAGCATAGAAATGGAATAAATTTCGTTATAGGAAATACCCAGTATACAGATAGTTCAGGAATTCCATCCCAAGACAATATGAATTTACATGcattaataaatgatagAATTTCCTTAGTTTATCCAGCAGGTATTGTAGTTTTAGATAATagattatattttgttgatACAATTTTGCATGTACTATTTTGttattgtttaaaaaaaaacgaaatgATAGAAATGTATGGTTATTTGAATTCACCGATTAAAAGTGATAGCGGCTTAGATCAGCCATATTCCTTATcactatattattatgatgaagcaaaaataaaccttttatttttaagtgAATTGTCTACATCAagaatattaatttttgaaatagataataatattaaattgtatcaagtatataatgatttgccatttaatattattactgATGTTATTGCAACACCCCGTTTTTTGGTCGTATGTGGAATGAATTTAAACAATGAAAGTATTACAACTTATATTACATTTATTGAAATGAAAGATTTATCcgatatacaaataaaatataatggatTACCTCGTTCGTTCAAGCGTAATGAAATAGTACACATATCACctttaataaaaagtgataatattacaaaatttataatgaaTCAATATGACCATAATACTCCacgtaataatattatcacAGGATTAGAAATAGAAAAAGATACTGGAATTATTTATGGGAAGATAGAAATCTTTGCTATATTTGATATAGAAATAACAGTATATAgtaattttacaaaaaaaatattaattttaaaaaataatatttcatcatGCCCTAAAggccatttttataataataatgctaATAATTGTGAATTATGTCCTATTGGGTATTTTAGTAGATATTCCAGTCTAGATGACTGTTACCGTTGTGaagattatttaaaaaactcAACTACATTTTATAGTGGGTCCGATTCAGAAAATGAATGCTTATGTAAACCTGGTTATTATTTAagagaaaataaatgtgtAGAATGCCCAGAAGGATTTTATAAAGATGTTATAGGAAATTTTAAGTGTCATTTAACATGTGAATTAATGAAGACAAGCACTGTAACTGGAGCCCAAAGTTATGAAGAATTAAACTGTTCATGTAAAGCTGGATATTATACTACTTATAATTCCAATTGTCTTCCTTGCCcttttcataattattgCTTATATAGTCctcaaaatattaattatagaGGTAACATCATATCGTGTGGCCTGAATTCATTAACATTGACTAATGGAGCATCATCACCATCTCAATGTCTATGCAATAGtggatattattataatataaatacaaataattgtCATCCATGTGATTTTGATAAATACAAaacatttatttcaaatgAACCATGCGAAGATTTTGTGCATAATCCTGTATATTCACAAGAATATTTAcctaatgaaaattatatccaAGGGcataatatgtatttaaaGCAGACAAATAATAGTATGTTTGCTATGAGAAGAAGATCAAAAATGCTTAAAAAGGCAACTTTATGCGAAAGtggatatttttatagtatGAATAAATCATTTTGTTCTATTTGTAGATATGATCATATTTGTAAAGGGTTATATAATCCAATAGCACAATGCCCTATACATTCCGTTactacaaaattaaaaagttattCCTATTTAGACTGCTTATGCATACGGGGATATGGAAGAATAATTGTTAatgattttaataatttttctatatctTGTAAACCGTGTCCATATAATACATTTCAGCCTCATCATTCGGCAGGTGAATGTATACCTTGCCCGCCTTATacttttacaaaaaatacaaaatcaACATCTATTACTAATTGCATACCCAAAAATGGATATTATAAccaatattttgaatatatatatgaatatacaaaaactatattaattcaaaatatCCCCAATTTTTTGCAGcaatatcatatttatataaatgatcaGTATACAGAAATTAAACGAAACGTCCCtgaaaaagacaaaaatgaaaatcatataaaagAGAATACTGATGGTAAAATTTATTGTTACAATAATGATATACCCTTTGATCTAAGTGTAAATAAGTATGGATATAATGGCGCAAAAGAATCATCTGGCTACTTTAAAACATATGcgcaaaaatataataaaatcaaTGCCAATGATACAATGATATGTTCTAAATCATACAATAATGGTAGGGATAATTACAGCGAAGAGTCAAACTTTTCTCATGCTCAAAAAACTTCAAAAAAACTgaatattcataaaataaataataacatacGACATTTGAAAAGCccttataataatatattccatacaaactatttaaaaaatataattttaatggaCAGGGTAAAacattacaatttttttcaacaaaATCCTggttttttcaaaattaataatactaAAAGGGATAGAAAAAGTGGTGCAGGGGATACAATTGAAGTGATAAATAATCACAAAAATGGTATAAGCTTAATAAATGtaacaaaaatatcatCATCAATCACAGGAATCGAAAAAACAAtcaatgaaataaatatcttATCAACAACGtataaagatatattaaaaaatataaaaaaaagagaacaTACTTACAATTCCGACAAATAcaaaaacataatttatagTTGCTACCAAGCAGATCAATTAACTAAACACATTAAAAATACGATATATACAATTACTATCCATGAAACAGATATAATAAACTGCTTAAACAAATGCATTTCCAATGTATATTGCACAGGAATAGAACTAGATCAAAGAGATAATGAAGGGAAAACACATATATCTTATGTTTTAGCCAAAAGTTCTGGATCCgaaaatgttaatatttataaatgtaatttatttctttatgaAGACCCCGATCCAGATTACGATGAAgacgataaaaatataaaaggagacaaattttatattaaaatcgatgatatatataaatataatcctacaaataaaataacaaggtgcattattcaaaaaaatccTATTTTCCAACTTTGGAAAATTTATACTTTTGAAAAATGcccaaataattattattgtctAGGAAATTCATATGAAAAATCTAAATGTCCTTTAAATTctgtaaaaaaagaatttcaagggaaaataaagaattgTTTATGTTTACCTGGTTTTTACTTAAATGTAAatactaaaaaatgtaGTGGATGCCCTAAAGGaacttataaatataatacatcTAATGAAAATTGTTTAGAATGTCCTTTAAATTTAACCACGGTTTCTGAAATGTCTACTTCAATATATGACTGTGTTTGTAAAGAgggatattattttgaaggGACTAATCAAATTAAATTGATCAATACAAATAAGGTAAAACGAAATTTACTGAAAAGTTATGAACCAGATAAACATACACGTCTTcaacaaataaaagatatgTTTTTAGAGATGAATCAAAccaatcatttttttaaaaactcaaaaagaattaaaagcAAATTTACTGAACAAGAGAAAGTGAAATACGCTATTAAAAAAcgaaaatcaaaatatttggttaaaaataatttaatctcaattaatgatataaattttattcaaacagaaaatattaaagtaattaatttaaatccaatatatcaaaatacaaaaaatagcgaaaaatatttgcatTCTACAGTAGATTCTAAAGACATACAAAAACACatatatcataatattaatgaaaaatgtgTTAAATGTCCTGATGGAATGTTTTGTCCAGGTGCTTGGTTAAAAAGTTTTGAATTTCAAATTCATCATCCCCCAATTTTCTGTCCAGAAGGCTCATTTATTCCTAAAACCACCATTATATCGGcggatataaataaatgctTATGCAAAAAAGGATAtagtataaattttaatagtaataaaaacaaatgcaTAAAATGTAAAGAAAGATATTATAAAGATGTAGTAGATGATTCTTTATGTGCAGGATTATGCATGGAATATTCTACTTCATTTAAAGGCTCGATCAGCAAAAATCAATGTTTTTGTAATAcaggaaaatatatgataagGGAATCCtcaaatgaaattaaatgCATAAGTTGCCCCCAAGGATCTTTATGTATTGGAGgcttaaaatataaaccattaaaaatgttaattaaaaatattaattatactAATATCGAAATGATTGATCATACTGTTCCGTTTCCCCAAAAGGGATATTTTGCTACCTTTGAGATTATGCATCCCAACTTTTCTTGGACACCATTAAACTCAGTAAATCTTcaaataaacaattatGATAATTCTAATATTGTGTTATCTGACAAACTATTGTTTgatcttttttataagaaGAGAAATTATGTCGAATTGGAAGTGAGCAACTTTAGAAATGATAATAAGACATCATTATTTAGTAAAAACCGTACATTTTTtagaaagaaaataatattagatATTTATggtgataaaaataataaaggaatatatttttcaaaacaaagaaataaaacacCTGTGCTGATTACAGAAAATGGAGAGAAAATAGAATACAAAAATCATCTTCTAACTGTTGATAGAATACCTGATTTTCATATATGTccaattatgaaaaaatgtgtaggaggaataaataatttatgttatGAAGGATCAGAAGGGTATTTATGTAGCAGTTGttctaaaaattatgatacaaaatattttagatCGCAATGCTTTAAATGCCAACACacaaaaatagaaatattgcaatttatattgtttaagattgttttttatgcattaatattttttttaatatatttaaattatttttgttatataaaaaaaaatttcgtATTTATAGctatattcaaaatatggtatgcatttattatttcgtttataccatatatatttattatggaTTCTAGTTTACCtagaaaagaaaattatatattatattttcaattttttactaGTTTACCTATAAGATTTATTAcacaatatttaaaaataaattgttttattaattcatataataatgaaaagtatatatatgtatggtATATTCAGagatttataaaaattgccGAGCCTATAATtgattgtttttttctggtctgtatatttatatgtttttatctAGTGTACACATTGTGGAATCGTCAAAAAATACGTCGTATTCAAAAAGTTATTAAAaagcaaataaataaagaatataacaataaagaatattatCAATACGTGTCCGATTTCTATTATCATTGTTATCAAAAAGGGGTTATAGAtactataaataataaaaggaataaaacatatttagaATATATTAAGTATGATCGAGATCCTTTTTCCTCATCGACTTCATTGGGTTTTAGAGAGCCCTTGCtcaaaaaatggaaaaataaaaagtgcTTCCATAAATGGAATAAAAGGAAACCTCATAGTATAACTTCGTGGAAATCGAAGATAATCCAAAGTTCAAAATGGATCAATCAAAAAGTAAACGCTAAAGCCCCCAAATGGATAAAcaagaaaaatgaaataaaacaaaaaactAAAATAACTTCATTAGGTGATGTTAATTTTTGGGAGTCATCAAGTTTTTCACACaataaagaattaaaaaaagaaaatagtAACGAATATGATTTTCCAAatgttataaattttaaaaaagatatatattccaaaataaaaaaaacaaacagTTTGTCTATCGacgaaaataaaacaaaagacAATTATTGGACATGCATATGCCTactcaatatatataatattaaagcTATGGGCCTATTTCGATATATTCATCCCCCTAATATTAGTATACGTAAGAAAATTGAAAGTATATTATCAGATTTAAatgcaatatatataattgtattttatatacatttccCGTTTACATTTATGAGTATATTAGAGCTGGTTTGGTGTCAACCAACAAAATACAAAGACAAACTCcctatattaatattatatcacATGCCTTCACAAATTTGTAATTTTCAGAATAAGCTATTTTTATCAGGAGTTTTGTTTTCtgtctttttcttttttatatatttatttttatttataaaatatttttatgacacatttaaaaattttaaagttTTCCAATCCTATGAAAGACATTTTAagtgttattttttatataatggaTATAATTATCAGAACAGATGTTGggattttgttaatataataaaaattgtattatttgtaaCATCATTTATGTGCCAATTTTACACaaatgaaattaataattcaaaatattttattttttcatgtataatatttattataattacagAAATTGCGCTtactttattatattcaccATATGACAAAAGGTCTAATAGTGTTTTACAAAAACTTAACCTTTTGTCTATTTTTTCAGTACTCATAACATATTTAACTATACAAATTAGTTtcttttttgatttttacataataagtatattaccatttatattgtttatttattttcatatacatactataaataaaattgtccTAGAATTTgcaatatacaaaaatattttaatgaagCCTACACgacaaaaacaaaaactAGACTCAGAAGGGTTGCTAACTGAAAATAACATGTTCTTTGATTCCTATTTAAATACAGAAACAAATATCCAAGATAATTATGAAGACATAATTTGCTCAAGAAGtagcaaaataaatagaaaTGATAAAAGAAATCAAAAAGAGATTcgttcaaaaataaaagagaattataatttactaaattttattttaagaattaataaaatacctTCATgctccatattttttaatgaaaaaaatgaagaaatcTTTGTGCAAGATTCAAatgatttaataaatagtaaatatgaaaaaaaagagaaatattttaaaaaatatagtaatTCTCATAAGATAAATTCAAATAGGACTACTCtagatatattatattctgATTTGCTtacttataataaaaaagaccaagataatgaaatatttatcaatttaaataattcagaCGCCAAAAAATATCGTTATAGTAGTAGTGGGTATAAAATGGGTAAAGATGAAAGCCTATTGAATCGAAACTGGTCAAGACAATTTTCAAATAGAGAACAAATTGTAGACCCATCAGAAGAATGTGaagaaaaaagtatattagATAACCAAATTCAAAAAGATACGCCTCAAAATCATAATTCTTCCTTAAATAAAATCCATTTTACCAAATGCCTCACTGATGCTATAAATGTCTTGTTTGTTAATCAATGCTACAACAAAATATCTGTAGAATGGTTAAGCTTTGTTATAAGGTTTtctatatgttttatacaCTGGATGAAGAAtcatgataaaaatataattgattTTCCTCCCTTAAATAAAAGACaatttgaattaaaaaaaagaaaccttttgttttattctttatttagTTCATACTCAGAACTATATTCCTTATAtttcaatataaataaatataataaatttacaacaaataaaaacgaTTTTGTGAAAGCCAAAAATTTAGAAATGTTCTACAAGTATTTAACTAGAGCCAATCAACTAAACATACAAACTAATGGAGAAAATATCCAAAGggataatgataaaatatcaaaGCATTTTGTTccttcaaattttttagatGATGAATTTTACAGGTGTGAACAAGATATAATAGCAATGCTATTTGATAAAAGTATCTTTAGAAACTTGTCTATCACATTAGTAGAACTACAATATGCCATTTATATGATACAGTTTATTGAAAGCAAAAGATTatcaattttaatttttttgttttgtgaaaaaaaaaaaaaaaaaataattaaagaaaaatcatatataaatattataaaagataCTAAAAGacatatacaaaatatccTAAGcagtgataataatatcaatCAAGTATATGAGATTGAGCATTGTTATttgaaagaaaataataatatattaaaagacAAAATTAAAGCGTTACAAAAactaattaataaaaaacaaaacaataaatatcCAAAGATTGATAGTATAAAAAGTATCATGCCAGATgaaaatgacaaaaaaatatataatgagtAA
- a CDS encoding blood stage antigen 41-3 precursor, putative, producing MLYRLNFLLFCGVLASQFLQIIMSDEETQGWSTDYKYNSKSLPSIEVKLSPPENPLPQVSAEIKILESARLKLEEGIMQKLEDEYNKSLANSKIRIDDTIKKMLSIFSDPNILGFVVSSSVKTLKTDRLRKVSEPSEENNLKKLQKRNTEKSGPLPPPELRNHTSFLQQNYINKTIPSVKIYLSEANEPSAEIKEKIVEIEQYRTDEEVAMFETAISEFGILTEITILELEKQIQLQLNPFLVDKNIVHRALEKELKEMGKRDETEKIKEKYQKQSSFIEDTTDENVGNILNVKISQTDYGYPTIDELVMQMQKRRDISEQLERQKILELQMKLLKAQSEMIKDALHFSISKVIAQYSPIVETMKLESLKMM from the exons atgttatatagactaaattttcttttattttgtggTGTTTTGGCGTCACAATTTCTTCAGATAATCATGTCTGATGAA gaAACCCAAGGATGGTCGACAGATTATAAATACAACTCAAAATCGTTACCCTCAATAGAAGTTAAACTAAGTCCTCCAGAAAAT CCATTACCCCAAGTTTCAGCAGAAATAAAGATTCTCGAATCTGCTAGGCTTAAATTAGAAGAG GGAATTATGCAAAAATTAGAagatgaatataataaatcttTGGCAAATTCTAAAATAAGAATAGACGacacaattaaaaaaatgttaagtATTTTTAGTGATCCCAATATATTAGGTTTCGTTGTTTCTAGTTCGGTGAAAACTTTAAAAACAGATAGACTTCGAAAAGTATCAGAACCAtctgaagaaaataatttaaaaaagttacaaaaaagaaataccGAAAAAAGTGGCCCGCTTCCCCCACCAGAACTTAGAAATCATACTTCCTTTTTgcaacaaaattatattaataaaactaTACCATCTGTTAAGATATAT ttATCAGAAGCAAATGAGCCTAGTGCTGaaataaaggaaaaaatagtgGAAATCGAACAATATAGAACAGATGAAGAAGTAGCG ATGTTTGAAACAGCAATATCTGAATTCGGGATTCTGACGGAAATAACAATTCTTGAGCTAGAAAAACAAATTCAACTTCAATTAAACCCATTCTTagttgataaaaat ATTGTCCATAGAGCATTGGAAAAGGAGTTGAAAGAAATGGGAAAAAGAGATGAAacagaaaaaattaaa gaaaaatatcaaaaacAGTCATCATTTATAGAGGATACAACAGATGAGAATGTGGGAAATATATtgaatgtaaaaataagtcAAACTGATTATGg TTACCCAACGATTGATGAACTTGTGATGCAAATGCAAAAAAGAAGAGATATTTCTGAACAGTTGGAACgccaaaaaatattagaatTACAAATGAAGTTATTAAAAGCCCAAAGCGAAATGATAAAAGACGCTCTacatttttctatatctAAAGTTATAGCACAGTACTCCCCAATAGTTGAAACAATGAAATTGGAAAGTTTGAAAATGATGTAA